In one Vanessa tameamea isolate UH-Manoa-2023 chromosome 12, ilVanTame1 primary haplotype, whole genome shotgun sequence genomic region, the following are encoded:
- the LOC113393005 gene encoding DNA-directed RNA polymerase I subunit RPA12, with amino-acid sequence MQGTGPFTSTSAFCAKCGSILPLLQEFGHVKCYACKAIYDPESFSNIKFNYTIHFNTVSTLNNDNILNMDNPEGPVVERKCPKCGNDRMSYATLQLRSADEGQTVFYTCVNCKYKETENS; translated from the exons ATGCAAGGAACTGGTCCATTTACAAGTACTTCCGCATTCTGTGCAAAATGTGGTTCTATACTGCCCCTTTTACAAGAATTTGGACATGTAAAGTGTTATGCATGTAAAGCCATTTATGACCCTGAAA gTTTCAGCAATATAAAGTTCAATtacacaatacattttaatacggTATCAACTCTaaacaatgataatattttaaatatggacaATCCCGAAGGCCCAGTGGTAGAAAGAAAGTGTCCGAAATGTGGCAACGATAGAATGTCCTATGCAACATTACAGCTGAGATCAGCTGATGAAGGCCAAACAGTGTTTTACACCTGTGTTAATTGCAA GTACAAAGAAACGGAGAATTCATAA